The Deinococcus roseus genome includes the window AACTGGGTCGTGAAACGCTGTTTCGTCGATGGTACTGAGTGAGTGATTGCTTGGGAGAGTAGAGCGACGCGGGGGGTTTTTTATGTCTGCTCATTTTTGCAGTCTGGCAGACCAGGCAGGATTTTTGACCGGAGCCGCAAGGCAAAGGTCCAGAGAACATGAGATTCCCTCGTGCCCATAGCGCAATGGTCCCACTCCATCCCATTCCGAACTGGATCGTGAAACGTTGCATCGTCGATGGTACTTGGCGAGTGATTGCCCGGGAGAGTAGAAAGGCGCGAGGGGTTTTTTTTGATGTGTTGCAAAGTTGTGCTGTGAGCAGTGCTTGACGAAAAGAAGCAGTTTTGCTACTATATTCAGCGCTGAAGGAGTGCGGGTGTAGCTCAGTTGGTAGAGCGCGACCTTGCCAAGGTTGAGGTCACGAGTTCGAGTCTCGTTACCCGCTCCAGAAACTTAAAGACCGGATCATTTGATCCGGTCTTTTCTATTTGCCAAATTTGCCAGGCTTAACTTTCACTGCCCCAGCTTTTCACCGATTTTGACCTGATGGTTTTTGATCCAGTCAGCACCACTTAAAGCGGCTTTGGATTCGGGTTGCACCTGCAGGAGCTCCAGCACACCATCGCTGCATGCCACCAATACACCTGTGGCTGTGGTTCCTTGCACGTGTCCAGGTTCAGCAGTTTTGGGAGCATCTGAGGCCCTCAGTTCCAGCACCTTCAGGCGTTTGCCTTTGTGGTGGGTGTAGCTTCCAGGCCAGCCGTATGTGCCCCTGTAGCGGTTCACAATGCTGGATAGGGAATCAAACCAGCGGATTTCGCCGTCTTCTTTTTCGAGCATTCTGGCGTGTGTGGCGGCCTCATGGTTTTGAGGGGTGTGAACCAGGGTGTCCAGCTGGTCCAGCGCCTGCACAATCAGTGTGCTGGCCTGATCGCTGAGGGCCTGGGCCAGGTCTGTGAGGGTCCAGTTGGGCTCAATGGGGAGTTCCTGCTGGATCAGGATGTCTCCGGTGTCCATGCCTGCATCGGTTTGCATGATGGTGGTTCCGGTGACGGCTTCACCTTCAATCAAGGCCCACTGGATGGGTGCGGCCCCCCGGTATCTGGGAAGCAGGCTGGTGTGGGTGTTGATGAAGCCGTACCTGGGTGCATCCAGCACGTTCTG containing:
- the fmt gene encoding methionyl-tRNA formyltransferase translates to MNRKKVAFFGSPAFALPVMEAIRQHHDIVLVVSQPDKPVGRGNKITPPPVAARAKELGLPLSQPVKLRKNQDFLEELKNSGAEVAVTCAYGKILPQNVLDAPRYGFINTHTSLLPRYRGAAPIQWALIEGEAVTGTTIMQTDAGMDTGDILIQQELPIEPNWTLTDLAQALSDQASTLIVQALDQLDTLVHTPQNHEAATHARMLEKEDGEIRWFDSLSSIVNRYRGTYGWPGSYTHHKGKRLKVLELRASDAPKTAEPGHVQGTTATGVLVACSDGVLELLQVQPESKAALSGADWIKNHQVKIGEKLGQ